One Aegilops tauschii subsp. strangulata cultivar AL8/78 chromosome 7, Aet v6.0, whole genome shotgun sequence genomic window carries:
- the LOC109757488 gene encoding fatty acyl-CoA reductase 1 isoform X2 has product MIGEMDADMVVGYFGGKSILITGSTGFLGKVLVEKILRVQPDVKKLFLLVRAPDVESAKLRIQTEVTGREIFLVLKEKHGMGFYDFIDEKICPLAGDIMHENFGLDTANLRELSKDIDIMVNIAATTNFSERYDVAFDANVLGAKHVCAFARKCMKLKMLLHVSTAYVAGEQEGLIPEKPFLIGETLKEGTHLDIESELNLIRETRRELKANCSSEKAERRTMKELGLKRARQFGWPNTYVFTKAMGEMLLGHLRGELPVVILRPSIITSILKEPLPGWMEGIRTIDAVVIGYAKQTLPFFLVDLSLIMDVIPGDMVVNAMMVAMAAHSEERAQTIYHVTSSLRNPAPYAILADTGHRYFYDNPPRTGRNGEPARLNKMRFFSTVARLSLYMAVRYRLPLEMLRLVNIALCGVFSRRYDDLSRKYRFIVQLIELYTPYSLFKGWYVRVKME; this is encoded by the exons ATGATCGGCGAGATGGACGCGGACATGGTCGTAGGATACTTCGGCGGCAAGAGCATCCTCATCACCGGCTCAACTGGGTTCTTAGGAAAAG TTCTCGTGGAGAAGATACTGAGGGTGCAGCCCGATGTCAAGAAGCTCTTCCTCCTGGTTCGTGCCCCCGACGTCGAATCCGCAAAGCTTCGGATTCAGACTGAG GTCACAGGGAGGGAGATCTTTCTAGTTCTGAAAGAAAAACATGGTATGGGGTTCTACGATTTCATCGATGAAAAGATCTGCCCTTTGGCAGGAGACATCATGCATGAGAACTTTGGACTAGACACTGCCAACCTGAGAGAATTGTCCAAGGACATAGACATCATGGTCAACATAGCTGCGACTACAAACTTCTCTGAAAG ATACGACGTGGCTTTCGATGCTAATGTCTTGGGAGCAAAGCACGTGTGCGCATTCGCAAGGAAGTGTATGAAACTCAAGATGCTGCTTCATGTTTCAACTG CCTATGTAGCTGGTGAACAAGAGGGGCTAATACCAGAGAAACCATTCTTGATTGGTGAGACACTAAAGGAGGGCACACATTTGGACATCGAATCCGAGCTAAATCTGATCAGAGAGACCAGGAGAGAGCTGAAGGCTAACTGTTCTTCGGAGAAGGCTGAGAGGAGAACCATGAAGGAGCTTGGCCTCAAGAG GGCTCGGCAGTTTGGGTGGCCAAACACCTATGTCTTCACCAAGGCAATGGGGGAGATGCTGCTGGGGCATCTGCGAGGGGAGCTTCCCGTGGTCATCCTCCGGCCGAGCATCATAACCAGCATCCTCAAGGAGCCATTGCCTGGATGGATGGAAGGAATCAG GACGATCGACGCGGTGGTCATCGGTTACGCCAAGCAGACCTTGCCGTTCTTCCTGGTCGACCTCAGCTTGATAATGGACGTG ATTCCGGGGGACATGGTGGTGAACGCTATGATGGTGGCCATGGCGGCGCACTCGGAGGAGCGGGCGCAGACCATCTACCACGTGACGTCGTCGCTGCGCAACCCGGCGCCCTACGCGATCCTGGCGGACACGGGGCACCGCTACTTCTACGACAACCCGCCGCGCACCGGGAGGAACGGCGAGCCCGCCCGGCTCAACAAGATGCGCTTCTTCAGCACGGTGGCGCGGCTGAGCCTGTACATGGCCGTCAGGTACAGGCTCCCGCTCGAG ATGCTCCGGCTGGTGAACATTGCGCTCTGCGGCGTCTTCTCGCGGCGCTACGACGACCTCAGCAGGAAGTACAGGTTCATCGTGCAGCTCATCGAGCTCTACACGCCCTACAGCTTGTTCAAAGGATGGTACGTACGCGTCAAAATGGAGTAA
- the LOC109757514 gene encoding uncharacterized protein, which yields MMQAVLESAERAEKHVLNFKGATKGHQVLNRNRTRDHLTPMNDYFAPDALFADHFRRRFQMCKTVFDRLYHGVRSYDDYFILKKDAMVTIEFSGCQKCTAVLWMLAYSTATDSWDDYIRMS from the coding sequence ATGATGCAAGCAGTCCTTGAAAGCGCGGAGCGTGCGGAGAAGCATGTTCTCAATTTCAAGGGCGCGACCAAGGGTCATCAAGTGCTCAACCGCAATAGGACGCGCGACCATTTGACACCGATGAACGACTACTTTGCCCCGGATGCACTCTTCGCTGACCATTTTCGCCGGCGTTTTCAGATGTGCAAGACTGTCTTCGATCGTTTGTACCATGGTGTCCGGTCCTATGATGACTATTTCATCTTAAAGAAGGACGCCATGGTAACGATTGAGTtctctggttgccagaagtgcaCGGCCGTACTCTGGATGCTTGCATACAGCACGGCCACTGATTCATGGGATGATTACATACGGATGTCTTAG
- the LOC109757488 gene encoding fatty acyl-CoA reductase 1 isoform X1: protein MIGEMDADMVVGYFGGKSILITGSTGFLGKVLVEKILRVQPDVKKLFLLVRAPDVESAKLRIQTEVTGREIFLVLKEKHGMGFYDFIDEKICPLAGDIMHENFGLDTANLRELSKDIDIMVNIAATTNFSERYDVAFDANVLGAKHVCAFARKCMKLKMLLHVSTAYVAGEQEGLIPEKPFLIGETLKEGTHLDIESELNLIRETRRELKANCSSEKAERRTMKELGLKRARQFGWPNTYVFTKAMGEMLLGHLRGELPVVILRPSIITSILKEPLPGWMEGIRTIDAVVIGYAKQTLPFFLVDLSLIMDVIPGDMVVNAMMVAMAAHSEERAQTIYHVTSSLRNPAPYAILADTGHRYFYDNPPRTGRNGEPARLNKMRFFSTVARLSLYMAVRYRLPLEMLRLVNIALCGVFSRRYDDLSRKYRFIVQLIELYTPYSLFKGCFDDMNTERLRMAMKKEQDSNNAEEYYFDFDPKSVDWDSYFYGVHIPGVLKYMRD from the exons ATGATCGGCGAGATGGACGCGGACATGGTCGTAGGATACTTCGGCGGCAAGAGCATCCTCATCACCGGCTCAACTGGGTTCTTAGGAAAAG TTCTCGTGGAGAAGATACTGAGGGTGCAGCCCGATGTCAAGAAGCTCTTCCTCCTGGTTCGTGCCCCCGACGTCGAATCCGCAAAGCTTCGGATTCAGACTGAG GTCACAGGGAGGGAGATCTTTCTAGTTCTGAAAGAAAAACATGGTATGGGGTTCTACGATTTCATCGATGAAAAGATCTGCCCTTTGGCAGGAGACATCATGCATGAGAACTTTGGACTAGACACTGCCAACCTGAGAGAATTGTCCAAGGACATAGACATCATGGTCAACATAGCTGCGACTACAAACTTCTCTGAAAG ATACGACGTGGCTTTCGATGCTAATGTCTTGGGAGCAAAGCACGTGTGCGCATTCGCAAGGAAGTGTATGAAACTCAAGATGCTGCTTCATGTTTCAACTG CCTATGTAGCTGGTGAACAAGAGGGGCTAATACCAGAGAAACCATTCTTGATTGGTGAGACACTAAAGGAGGGCACACATTTGGACATCGAATCCGAGCTAAATCTGATCAGAGAGACCAGGAGAGAGCTGAAGGCTAACTGTTCTTCGGAGAAGGCTGAGAGGAGAACCATGAAGGAGCTTGGCCTCAAGAG GGCTCGGCAGTTTGGGTGGCCAAACACCTATGTCTTCACCAAGGCAATGGGGGAGATGCTGCTGGGGCATCTGCGAGGGGAGCTTCCCGTGGTCATCCTCCGGCCGAGCATCATAACCAGCATCCTCAAGGAGCCATTGCCTGGATGGATGGAAGGAATCAG GACGATCGACGCGGTGGTCATCGGTTACGCCAAGCAGACCTTGCCGTTCTTCCTGGTCGACCTCAGCTTGATAATGGACGTG ATTCCGGGGGACATGGTGGTGAACGCTATGATGGTGGCCATGGCGGCGCACTCGGAGGAGCGGGCGCAGACCATCTACCACGTGACGTCGTCGCTGCGCAACCCGGCGCCCTACGCGATCCTGGCGGACACGGGGCACCGCTACTTCTACGACAACCCGCCGCGCACCGGGAGGAACGGCGAGCCCGCCCGGCTCAACAAGATGCGCTTCTTCAGCACGGTGGCGCGGCTGAGCCTGTACATGGCCGTCAGGTACAGGCTCCCGCTCGAG ATGCTCCGGCTGGTGAACATTGCGCTCTGCGGCGTCTTCTCGCGGCGCTACGACGACCTCAGCAGGAAGTACAGGTTCATCGTGCAGCTCATCGAGCTCTACACGCCCTACAGCTTGTTCAAAGGATG CTTTGATGACATGAACACGGAGAGGCTAAGGATGGCGATGAAGAAGGAGCAAGATAGCAACAATGCAGAAGAATATTACTTTGATTTCGATCCCAAGTCCGTCGACTGGGACAGCTACTTCTATGGTGTTCACATCCCCGGTGTGCTCAAGTACATGCGTGATTGA